The following proteins are encoded in a genomic region of Primulina huaijiensis isolate GDHJ02 chromosome 3, ASM1229523v2, whole genome shotgun sequence:
- the LOC140974554 gene encoding beta-glucosidase 40-like produces the protein MMKMATEGILISIFAFNVALGIQTCCGKNISRGSFPKGFVFGTASSAYQYEGAVKEDGRGQTIWDTFAHTFGKVLDSSNADVANDQYHLYREDIQFMKDMGMDAYRFSIAWSRIYPNGTGRLNEAGVHHYNNLINALLANGIKPYVTLYHWDLPQTLEDRYTGWLSPQSIKDFAIYAETCFKEFGDRVKYWITFNEPHTFAVQGYDVGLQAPSRCSILLRSFCRAGNSATEPYIVGHNVLLSHATVVQIYKNKYQPKQRGSIGITLDSFWYESATNSSEDVEATQRALDFHLGWFIEPIIKGDYPQSMRTRVGSRLPKFSEAESNLLKGSFDFIGINHYTTWYANINNTNLIGVLLNDSLADSGAVTLPFKDGRPIADRAHSIWLYIVPHGIRSLMNYIRQKYRNPLVIITENGMDDGNSPFVSIKYALKDEKRIKYHNDYLTNLLAAIREDGCNVRGYFVWSLLDNWEWGVGFSSRFGLYYVDYHDKQLKRYAKDSVKWFKNLLAS, from the exons ATGATGAAGATGGCGACAGAAGGGATATTAATTTCGATATTTGCGTTTAATGTGGCTCTTGGGATTCAAACATGCTGTGGAAAGAACATCAGTAGAGGAAGCTTTCCAAAGGGTTTTGTTTTTGGGACAGCTTCTTCCGCTTATCAG TATGAAGGAGCTGTCAAAGAAGATGGAAGGGGTCAAACAATCTGGGACACATTCGCTCACACTTTTG GAAAAGTTCTTGATTCCAGCAATGCTGATGTAGCTAATGATCAGTATCACCTCTACCGT GAAGATATACAGTTTATGAAAGATATGGGAATGGATGCTTACAGGTTTTCCATTGCTTGGTCCAGGATTTACCCTA ATGGAACTGGGAGACTAAATGAAGCCGGAGTCCATCATTACAATAATCTCATCAACGCATTACTTGCGAATG GAATCAAACCGTATGTGACACTTTACCATTGGGATCTTCCTCAAACTCTAGAGGACAGATACACAGGATGGCTGAGCCCACAAAGCAt AAAAGACTTTGCAATCTATGCCGAAACATGCTTTAAAGAATTCGGCGACAGGGTAAAGTACTGGATCACCTTCAATGAGCCTCATACATTTGCTGTACAAGGCTACGACGTGGGGCTTCAGGCTCCCAGCCGTTGCTCCATCCTTTTACGATCATTTTGCAGGGCTGGAAACTCAGCAACCGAGCCTTATATAGTCGGTCACAACGTGCTTCTTTCACACGCTACTGTGGTACAAATTTATAAGAACAAATACCag CCAAAACAACGTGGATCAATCGGGATAACTTTGGATTCTTTTTGGTATGAATCAGCAACAAACTCATCAGAGGACGTTGAAGCAACACAAAGAGCACTAGACTTTCACTTGGGATG GTTTATCGAACCAATAATCAAAGGAGATTATCCACAATCAATGAGAACGAGAGTAGGAAGCCGCCTGCCAAAGTTTTCTGAAGCCGAATCCAATCTGTTAAAAGGTTCATTTGATTTCATCGGCATCAATCACTATACCACTTGGTATGCCAACATAAACAACACAAATTTAATCGGGGTTCTGCTGAACGATTCCCTTGCGGACTCTGGTGCTGTCACATTAC CATTTAAAGATGGAAGGCCTATAGCTGACAGG GCACATTCTATATGGTTGTACATTGTGCCACACGGGATCAGAAGTTTGATGAATTACATCAGACAAAAATATAGGAACCCTCTTGTTATCATTACCGAGAATG GGATGGATGACGGAAACAGCCCATTCGTGTCCATTAAATACGCGCTCAAAGATGAGAAGCGAATAAAGTATCATAACGACTATTTAACAAACTTGTTAGCAGCTATCAG GGAAGATGGTTGCAACGTGAGAGGCTACTTCGTGTGGTCCTTGTTGGATAACTGGGAATGGGGAGTTGGATTTAGTTCAAGGTTTGGTTTGTACTACGTGGATTACCACGACAAGCAGCTCAAAAGATACGCAAAGGATTCTGTCAAATGGTTCAAGAATTTGTTGGCTTCCTAG